One stretch of Chryseobacterium sp. LJ668 DNA includes these proteins:
- a CDS encoding bacteriocin-like protein — MKNLKKINRQEMKTIQGGLTCKGSQLCLIDGKWKCTAYDGCGGGNQP, encoded by the coding sequence ATGAAAAATTTAAAGAAAATCAACCGACAGGAAATGAAAACGATTCAGGGTGGTCTCACTTGCAAAGGTAGTCAACTTTGCCTGATCGACGGAAAATGGAAATGCACCGCTTACGACGGATGTGGCGGAGGAAATCAGCCATAA
- a CDS encoding bacteriocin-like protein: MKNLKKVSRNQMKDINGGAIGCSQACCPPPGIKRCPNVICIVPCPVES; the protein is encoded by the coding sequence ATGAAAAATTTAAAAAAAGTATCAAGAAATCAGATGAAAGACATTAATGGTGGAGCTATAGGCTGCTCTCAGGCATGCTGTCCTCCTCCGGGAATAAAACGATGCCCTAATGTTATTTGTATTGTACCATGTCCCGTAGAATCTTAA
- a CDS encoding bacteriocin-like protein produces MKNLKKLARNEMKDISGSGPIRIGCSTACCPTDGRPRCPKIYCTDVVCPQYV; encoded by the coding sequence ATGAAAAATTTGAAAAAATTAGCAAGAAACGAAATGAAAGATATTTCGGGATCAGGACCAATCCGCATCGGTTGCTCAACAGCTTGCTGTCCTACAGATGGCAGACCGAGATGTCCGAAAATTTACTGTACGGATGTTGTTTGTCCGCAGTATGTGTAG
- a CDS encoding helix-turn-helix transcriptional regulator — MKKEKLIIARKAKKISQNDIAIYLKISQTQYQKRESGKIKMTDLEWQRISKLLDVEVDEIYEDHIDINVISLKEELKILKEKIKILEQKLA; from the coding sequence ATGAAGAAAGAAAAACTAATCATTGCCCGTAAAGCAAAGAAAATTTCACAAAATGATATTGCCATCTATCTTAAAATAAGCCAAACCCAATATCAAAAAAGAGAATCTGGAAAGATAAAAATGACTGATCTGGAATGGCAAAGAATTTCAAAACTTTTAGATGTTGAAGTTGATGAAATCTATGAGGATCATATCGATATAAATGTTATCAGCTTAAAAGAAGAATTAAAAATCTTGAAAGAAAAAATTAAAATTCTAGAACAAAAATTAGCATAA
- a CDS encoding DUF6624 domain-containing protein, with the protein MNNKLINLILIILVNMVVSCKNNITDHEKKDIKNDLDRMYKIDQIAAFIPEGKYKNYTQQQWETFKDSVFTKNTLQAKKIFDKYGYPGFSLLDKEKEAKFWAIIQHSDKFPRFQEKVLRSLKKQIKKNNASPEHYALLYDRIKVKKNEKQLFGTQLDYKSNGQAIPKIGLMDSVNIDKLRKQYHLEPLKEYLNFMTERHFQMNKNIFAKEGIIEPILYK; encoded by the coding sequence ATGAATAATAAATTAATTAATTTGATATTAATCATATTGGTGAATATGGTAGTAAGTTGTAAGAATAATATTACAGATCATGAAAAAAAAGATATTAAAAATGATTTAGATCGAATGTATAAGATAGATCAAATTGCCGCCTTTATCCCTGAAGGAAAATATAAAAATTATACTCAGCAGCAATGGGAAACTTTTAAGGATAGCGTTTTTACAAAGAATACACTACAAGCAAAAAAAATATTTGACAAATATGGCTATCCTGGTTTCAGCTTATTAGATAAAGAAAAAGAAGCTAAATTTTGGGCAATAATACAACATTCTGATAAGTTTCCACGTTTTCAAGAAAAAGTTTTAAGATCGTTGAAAAAACAGATTAAGAAAAATAATGCGTCTCCTGAGCATTATGCATTATTATATGATCGAATTAAAGTGAAAAAAAATGAAAAGCAACTTTTTGGAACACAGTTAGATTATAAATCGAATGGACAAGCTATTCCGAAAATTGGTTTGATGGATAGTGTAAATATAGATAAGCTAAGGAAACAATACCATTTAGAGCCTCTTAAAGAATATTTAAATTTCATGACTGAAAGACATTTTCAAATGAATAAAAATATTTTTGCAAAAGAAGGTATCATAGAGCCTATACTCTATAAGTAG
- a CDS encoding ATP-grasp domain-containing protein translates to MILIFSQAEFEYTTDVIYEWIVHLGGNVRRVNGRSLMESKNFKISFSSSDRDLTLNDINPDDVSIIWYRRWMGQYSFDKKNDVNIFLKREFHSLSQYFFSCFSTDKWYNKDSYQKDYASKSEQLFFANKNGFKIPTTIITTSKKELLKFIEQHNSVIMKPIGDIDTFHDKVQKKNLAPFTERVDKCILSELKDTFFPTLFQREIKKKLEIRVFFDKGDIYSMAIFSAANKETEIDFRQYDNQLPNRNVPFRLTTKEEKKIKKFMKDVDLQTGSLDLIFDLNNELYFLEVNPLGQFGMVSSPCNYNIEKAIAEKLILIDNEKNKNTTFKKNEAR, encoded by the coding sequence ATGATTTTAATTTTTAGCCAAGCCGAATTTGAATATACTACCGATGTAATTTACGAATGGATTGTACATTTAGGAGGAAACGTAAGAAGAGTTAATGGAAGAAGCTTAATGGAAAGTAAAAACTTCAAAATATCTTTTTCTTCTTCAGACAGAGACTTAACTTTAAATGACATAAATCCTGATGATGTAAGTATTATATGGTATAGACGATGGATGGGACAATATTCATTCGATAAGAAGAATGATGTAAATATCTTTTTAAAAAGAGAGTTTCACTCTCTGTCACAATACTTTTTTTCCTGCTTCAGTACAGATAAATGGTACAATAAAGATAGTTACCAAAAAGATTACGCTTCAAAATCTGAGCAATTATTTTTCGCAAATAAAAATGGGTTCAAAATTCCTACAACCATTATCACTACAAGTAAAAAAGAATTATTAAAGTTTATTGAACAACATAATTCTGTTATTATGAAGCCAATTGGTGATATTGATACTTTCCATGACAAAGTTCAAAAGAAAAATTTAGCTCCATTTACGGAACGAGTTGACAAATGCATACTTAGTGAACTAAAAGATACCTTTTTTCCTACTCTTTTTCAGAGAGAGATAAAAAAGAAACTTGAAATTAGAGTGTTTTTTGACAAGGGAGATATTTACAGCATGGCTATATTTTCCGCGGCAAACAAGGAAACAGAAATTGATTTCCGTCAATATGATAATCAACTACCTAACCGAAATGTTCCCTTTCGTCTTACTACTAAAGAAGAAAAAAAAATAAAAAAATTCATGAAAGATGTAGACCTCCAAACTGGATCATTAGATTTGATTTTTGATTTAAATAATGAATTGTATTTCTTAGAAGTTAATCCACTTGGACAATTTGGAATGGTGTCATCTCCATGCAATTACAATATAGAAAAAGCAATTGCAGAAAAATTAATACTAATAGATAATGAAAAAAATAAAAATACCACTTTTAAAAAAAATGAAGCCCGTTAA
- the gwsS gene encoding grasp-with-spasm system SPASM domain peptide maturase translates to MKKYIYLFSSCVPVKGASQSLICDLQRKDFEFIPNSLFDILTDLNNGRELNTIRSKYKDKDDIETFDSYIEFLLEKEFIFIDNSLLIDRFPKINFDFKIPAVISNSILDIPAEYNLNNIKNTVKQLDQLGCESIEIRFLGDFYQSYTDILRLFETSGIRSIKIMLNYFDFSDDFFLMIEEKYSRIREVYIYNSPDEMLEIETRMMLIYFLQDTTFSIKSCGFISDFYFSVNIKTFSESSKYNSCLHKKISIDSEGNIKNCPSMPQSFGNIKDTTLEEALNHEDFKKYWNLTKDKIEVCKDCEFRYICTDCRAYTERTHEDKEGLDTSKPLKCGYNPYTGDWEEWSTNPLKEKAIKYYGMQDLVKKN, encoded by the coding sequence GTGAAAAAGTATATATATTTATTTTCTTCTTGCGTACCTGTTAAAGGAGCTTCCCAAAGTTTAATTTGTGATTTACAAAGAAAAGACTTTGAATTTATACCTAATAGTCTTTTTGATATATTAACTGATTTAAATAATGGAAGAGAGTTAAACACAATCAGATCAAAATATAAGGACAAGGACGATATTGAAACTTTTGATTCATATATTGAATTCTTATTAGAGAAAGAGTTTATTTTTATTGATAATTCTCTACTAATAGATCGATTCCCCAAAATTAATTTTGATTTTAAAATTCCAGCTGTTATTAGCAATTCAATTCTTGATATTCCAGCTGAATATAATCTTAATAATATAAAAAATACAGTTAAACAGCTTGACCAATTGGGTTGTGAATCAATTGAAATACGATTTTTGGGTGACTTCTATCAAAGCTATACTGATATTTTAAGATTATTTGAGACTTCAGGTATTAGATCTATAAAAATTATGCTGAATTATTTTGATTTTAGTGATGATTTCTTTTTAATGATTGAAGAAAAATATAGCAGAATTCGAGAAGTATATATATATAATTCTCCAGATGAAATGCTCGAAATTGAAACAAGAATGATGCTGATTTATTTTCTACAGGATACTACATTTTCTATAAAATCTTGTGGTTTTATTTCTGATTTTTATTTTTCTGTAAATATTAAAACATTTAGTGAGAGTAGTAAATACAATTCGTGTCTCCATAAAAAGATTTCAATAGATTCTGAAGGTAACATTAAAAACTGCCCTTCGATGCCACAAAGCTTTGGTAATATAAAAGATACAACCTTAGAAGAAGCGTTAAACCATGAAGATTTCAAAAAATATTGGAATCTTACAAAGGACAAAATAGAAGTTTGCAAAGATTGTGAGTTTCGTTATATTTGTACAGATTGCAGAGCTTATACTGAGAGAACACATGAAGATAAAGAAGGATTAGACACTTCAAAGCCTTTAAAATGTGGCTATAATCCTTACACCGGAGATTGGGAAGAATGGAGTACCAACCCACTTAAAGAGAAAGCGATAAAGTATTATGGGATGCAAGACTTAGTTAAGAAAAATTAA
- a CDS encoding peptidase domain-containing ABC transporter produces the protein MAKKFPFYLQPDSKDCGPTCLRIVSKHYGKSISLQQIRNLSETTREGSSLLGLSDAAEDLGFRSLGVQIDFNTLAEEVPFPCIVHWNKNHFVVVYKIDKNNIVYISDPSYGLITYTREEFIKRWIGENANENTEEGIVLILETTPAFFQTEFDDQESKASFSFLSKYLLKYKSLIVQLAVGLLAGSLLSLILPFLTQSIVDVGIQNQDLNFIYLVLLAQIMLFLGRMGIEVIRSWILLHLSTRINISIISDFFIKLMKLPISFFDTRMTGDIMQRINDHHRIEQLLTNSSLNTLFSLVNLIIFSIVLLFYDYRLFVVYLVGAILYIGWITFFLGKRKELDYKRFSQVSQEQSKVIELINGMQEIKMYNAEKQKRWDWEFLQVKLFKLRIKSLSLEQWQSVGGNFINQMKDILVSFLSAKLVLEGKLTLGMMLSVQYIIGQLNSPLLQLIDFIKQTQDAKISLERLGEIHDKEDEESKDEQYATEVPEKDIEINNMSFRYIGSDVPVFENLSLNIPYQKTTAIVGASGSGKTTLLKLLMKFYEPNEGEIKIGNTQMKNISPRFWRDQCGVVMQEGYVFNDTIANNIAVGEDYVDKTKLRKAVEIANIKDFIEGLPLSYNTKIGNEGLGVSGGQKQRLFIARAVYKSPEYIFFDEATSALDANNEKIIMENLEQFFEGKTAIVIAHRLSTVKHADKIIVLDKGKVVEEGNHAELVSLKGEYYRLVKNQLELGN, from the coding sequence TTGGCAAAAAAATTCCCTTTTTACCTTCAACCGGATTCCAAAGATTGCGGTCCCACATGCCTCAGAATAGTCAGCAAACATTACGGAAAAAGTATTTCGTTACAGCAAATCCGTAACCTTTCAGAAACGACAAGAGAGGGAAGTAGTCTGCTTGGTTTAAGTGATGCTGCAGAAGATTTGGGCTTCCGTTCTTTGGGTGTACAGATAGACTTTAATACGTTGGCTGAAGAAGTCCCGTTCCCGTGTATTGTACACTGGAACAAGAATCATTTTGTAGTTGTTTATAAAATTGATAAAAATAACATTGTTTACATTTCAGATCCGAGTTATGGTTTGATTACCTACACAAGAGAAGAATTTATTAAACGATGGATTGGCGAAAATGCCAACGAAAACACAGAAGAAGGAATCGTATTGATCCTTGAGACGACTCCCGCATTTTTTCAAACTGAATTTGACGATCAGGAAAGTAAAGCCAGTTTTTCTTTTCTTTCAAAATATTTGTTGAAATACAAATCACTTATCGTTCAGTTGGCGGTGGGTTTATTAGCGGGAAGTTTACTTTCTTTGATTCTTCCTTTCCTTACCCAAAGTATTGTAGATGTGGGAATTCAAAATCAGGATCTGAATTTCATTTACCTTGTCTTATTGGCTCAAATAATGCTTTTCTTAGGAAGAATGGGAATTGAGGTTATCCGAAGCTGGATTTTACTGCACCTGTCCACCAGAATCAATATCTCGATCATCTCCGATTTCTTTATCAAATTAATGAAGCTTCCGATCAGCTTTTTTGATACGAGAATGACTGGAGACATCATGCAGAGAATCAATGATCATCACAGAATCGAGCAGCTTCTGACGAATTCTTCTTTAAACACCTTGTTTTCACTCGTCAATCTGATCATTTTCAGCATCGTTTTACTGTTTTATGATTACAGATTATTTGTTGTTTATCTTGTCGGAGCGATTTTATATATCGGATGGATCACTTTTTTCCTCGGAAAACGAAAAGAACTCGATTATAAAAGATTTTCACAGGTTTCCCAGGAACAAAGCAAAGTGATTGAATTAATCAACGGGATGCAGGAAATCAAAATGTACAACGCCGAAAAACAGAAACGCTGGGATTGGGAGTTTCTTCAGGTTAAATTGTTTAAACTCAGAATCAAATCTCTATCACTGGAGCAATGGCAATCTGTCGGCGGAAATTTTATCAATCAGATGAAAGATATTTTGGTAAGCTTTCTTTCTGCTAAACTTGTGTTGGAAGGAAAACTTACTTTGGGGATGATGCTTTCCGTACAGTATATTATCGGACAATTAAACAGCCCTTTATTACAGCTCATTGACTTTATCAAGCAAACTCAGGATGCCAAAATTTCTTTGGAAAGATTGGGCGAAATTCATGATAAGGAAGATGAAGAAAGCAAAGATGAGCAATATGCCACCGAAGTTCCGGAAAAAGATATTGAAATCAATAATATGTCTTTCAGATACATCGGTTCGGATGTTCCGGTTTTTGAAAATTTAAGCTTAAATATTCCTTATCAAAAAACTACAGCAATCGTCGGAGCCAGCGGAAGCGGAAAAACAACCCTTCTAAAATTATTAATGAAATTTTATGAACCCAATGAGGGCGAAATAAAAATTGGAAATACCCAGATGAAAAATATTTCGCCAAGATTCTGGAGAGATCAGTGCGGTGTTGTGATGCAGGAAGGATATGTTTTCAATGACACAATTGCCAATAATATTGCTGTAGGTGAAGATTATGTAGATAAAACAAAACTGAGAAAAGCAGTAGAAATCGCTAATATCAAAGATTTTATTGAAGGGTTGCCATTAAGTTATAATACAAAAATAGGTAATGAAGGTCTGGGCGTAAGTGGCGGACAAAAACAAAGGCTTTTTATCGCAAGAGCAGTTTACAAGTCCCCGGAATATATTTTCTTTGACGAAGCTACCAGTGCTTTAGATGCAAATAATGAAAAAATAATCATGGAAAATCTCGAGCAGTTTTTTGAAGGTAAAACGGCCATTGTGATTGCTCACAGATTGTCAACCGTAAAACATGCCGATAAAATTATCGTTTTAGATAAAGGTAAAGTTGTCGAAGAAGGAAATCATGCGGAATTGGTATCTTTAAAAGGTGAATATTACAGACTCGTTAAAAATCAGTTGGAACTTGGAAACTAA
- a CDS encoding HlyD family secretion protein produces the protein METKKDILDNIELRSESVQDILTEPPHWMFRWGNTIILIILLMILAMSYIIKYPEFVPAPIVVTSKNPPEKIEARSSSKIEKIFIKDHQKVKKGDVLLVLQSTANYQDVLKLKKLVDSIASDQLLSFPVNEASHYKLGELQGDYNSFAKAFQDENLFTRLQPYAPESIAANQSIFESRNRITTLRQQRNLEAAKTELTRKNYQRSQELFNQGVIAAVELEGEKLKYLQAQQNLENINISMSQLQESISNFNKTKSGTAINTEKDKINYSSQTLQLFEQLRKSLKQWEQNYLIISSTDGMASFQQFYGENQFVKAGDPILSILPDHTDELVGRMSVPTVNSGKIIQGEKVLIKLDNYRFQEYGIIEGKVQNISLIPDDKGNYYVDVVLPKGLKTSYNKTLKFDKELRGNAEIVTQDLRLIERFFYQIRKLLGYQS, from the coding sequence TTGGAAACTAAAAAAGATATCTTAGATAATATTGAACTCCGCTCAGAAAGCGTACAGGATATTCTTACAGAACCGCCACATTGGATGTTCCGTTGGGGAAACACGATTATACTAATCATTTTATTAATGATTCTTGCAATGAGCTATATTATCAAGTATCCGGAATTTGTTCCGGCGCCTATTGTGGTAACTTCAAAAAATCCTCCTGAAAAAATTGAAGCCAGAAGCAGCTCAAAGATTGAGAAAATATTCATTAAAGATCATCAGAAAGTCAAAAAAGGAGATGTATTGCTGGTATTACAGTCTACAGCCAATTATCAGGATGTTTTAAAACTAAAAAAACTCGTAGATTCCATCGCTTCGGATCAGCTGCTTTCTTTTCCCGTGAACGAAGCTTCTCATTATAAGCTAGGCGAGCTTCAGGGCGATTATAATAGTTTTGCCAAAGCTTTTCAGGACGAGAATTTATTTACCAGGCTGCAGCCTTATGCCCCGGAAAGCATTGCGGCCAATCAAAGTATTTTCGAATCAAGAAACAGGATAACCACCTTACGACAGCAAAGAAATCTTGAAGCGGCAAAAACTGAGTTGACACGCAAGAATTATCAGCGGTCTCAAGAATTATTCAATCAGGGAGTGATTGCAGCTGTCGAACTGGAGGGTGAAAAATTAAAATATCTTCAGGCTCAGCAGAATTTAGAAAATATCAATATTTCTATGTCTCAATTACAGGAAAGCATTTCAAATTTCAACAAAACAAAAAGCGGAACAGCAATCAACACTGAAAAAGATAAAATTAATTATTCTTCTCAGACTCTGCAGTTGTTTGAACAGCTGAGAAAATCTCTCAAACAGTGGGAACAAAACTACCTTATTATTTCTTCTACCGATGGAATGGCGAGTTTTCAGCAGTTTTACGGTGAAAATCAATTCGTAAAAGCAGGAGATCCTATATTGTCAATATTACCTGATCATACGGATGAATTGGTTGGAAGAATGTCTGTTCCGACAGTTAATTCGGGGAAAATTATTCAAGGAGAAAAAGTATTGATCAAGTTAGATAATTACCGTTTCCAGGAATACGGAATCATTGAAGGAAAAGTGCAGAATATCTCACTGATTCCCGATGACAAAGGAAATTATTATGTAGATGTTGTGCTGCCTAAAGGTTTAAAAACCTCTTACAATAAAACCCTGAAGTTTGATAAAGAACTAAGAGGAAATGCGGAAATCGTTACTCAGGATCTTAGATTGATTGAGCGGTTTTTCTACCAGATCAGAAAATTGCTGGGATATCAGTCATAA
- a CDS encoding isopenicillin N synthase family dioxygenase, producing the protein MDKIPSVDLRDFLSGDPERKQKFVNEIGKAYEEIGFVALKGHFLDDKLVDDLYGEVKNFFELPTETKQKYEISGIGGQRGYVGFGKETAKGFKKGDLKEFWHFGQYVSDDSKYKSQYPDNVIVEELPKFNEVGKETYQMLEKTGKYVLRALALYLGLDEFYFDNKIAEGNSILRPIHYPPITQEPDDAVRAAAHGDINLITLLMGSQGKGLQVQNHKGEWIDAIAEPDELMINVGDMLSRHTNNKLKSTIHRVVNPPREMWGTSRYSIPFFMHPVSEMSLNALENCVDENHPKLYEDTTAGEFLHERLIELGLIKK; encoded by the coding sequence ATGGATAAAATACCTAGTGTAGACCTGCGTGATTTCCTTTCGGGTGACCCGGAACGCAAACAGAAATTTGTAAATGAAATCGGAAAAGCTTACGAAGAAATTGGTTTTGTTGCCTTAAAAGGACATTTCCTGGATGACAAACTCGTAGATGATCTTTATGGAGAAGTAAAAAACTTCTTTGAACTTCCCACAGAAACCAAACAAAAGTACGAGATCTCGGGAATTGGAGGACAGAGAGGCTATGTAGGTTTCGGAAAAGAAACCGCAAAAGGATTTAAAAAAGGTGATTTGAAAGAGTTTTGGCATTTCGGACAGTATGTTTCGGATGACTCAAAATACAAAAGCCAGTATCCCGACAATGTTATCGTAGAAGAGCTTCCAAAGTTTAATGAAGTAGGTAAGGAAACGTATCAAATGCTTGAAAAAACAGGGAAATATGTTTTGAGAGCTTTGGCGTTGTATCTGGGTCTGGATGAATTTTATTTTGATAATAAAATTGCAGAAGGAAACTCTATTTTAAGGCCCATCCATTATCCGCCGATCACTCAGGAACCTGATGATGCGGTAAGAGCAGCAGCTCATGGAGACATCAACCTGATCACTCTTTTGATGGGCTCTCAAGGGAAAGGTCTTCAGGTTCAAAATCATAAAGGCGAATGGATCGATGCGATTGCAGAACCTGACGAATTGATGATCAACGTGGGAGATATGCTTTCGAGACATACCAACAACAAATTGAAATCTACGATTCACAGGGTAGTCAATCCGCCAAGAGAAATGTGGGGAACTTCAAGATATTCTATTCCTTTCTTTATGCATCCGGTAAGCGAAATGTCGCTAAATGCACTTGAAAACTGTGTAGATGAAAATCATCCGAAATTGTATGAAGATACAACCGCAGGAGAGTTTTTACACGAAAGATTAATTGAATTGGGATTGATTAAAAAATAA
- the menD gene encoding 2-succinyl-5-enolpyruvyl-6-hydroxy-3-cyclohexene-1-carboxylic-acid synthase yields the protein MKKYSSKRSIQVLANLFQQYNILDFVISPGSRNAPLAIHFSEVDDFNCFSIVDERSAAFVALGMAKSEKKPVAITCTSGSAAANYYPAVTEAFYSNVPMLILTADRPTDYVDLFDGQTIRQKNLYHQHSYGDFELVEDSKDDAENINSDIIKKAIELCFEKQGPVHINIPLEEPLYDLVSELPTFPEVEKTIKKKEYEIPSNLVADWNTSQRIMILIGTRDYSPELENQLTQLVKNHSVVVLSEANSNVYHEKFFRHIDRYIFGFSEEDFKTYAPDLLITIGQNVVSKKVKQFLRNAHPKQHWHLDEVWQPDTYFSLTQKIEIKPEVFFSKLLNFINLEPKPYFNLWDVLRDKKDKKHHDFLNLVEFSDFYFFNKASQSIPENYNIHFSNSSAIRYAQLFDFGKRKMYCNRGTSGIDGSTSTAMGFAIKNANPTVLITGDLSFFYDINGLWNQYIPPFTRIIIFNNGEGNIFKIIPGPGNANSNAVDEFISTKHHKNGEFLAKHFGFTYVKVDDDGALDRVFDNFFKPDVQPKIMEVNTQGKNNADTQKAYFNFLKDS from the coding sequence ATGAAAAAATATTCCTCCAAGAGAAGTATTCAGGTACTTGCCAATCTTTTTCAGCAATACAATATTTTAGACTTTGTCATATCTCCGGGATCTCGAAACGCTCCTTTGGCGATTCATTTTTCGGAAGTGGATGATTTCAACTGTTTCAGTATTGTTGACGAAAGAAGTGCGGCATTTGTAGCTCTTGGAATGGCAAAAAGTGAGAAAAAACCGGTTGCAATTACATGTACAAGCGGTTCTGCTGCGGCAAATTATTATCCCGCAGTGACCGAAGCTTTTTATTCAAACGTTCCGATGTTGATTTTGACGGCAGACCGACCTACGGATTATGTTGATTTGTTTGACGGACAAACCATCAGGCAGAAAAATCTGTATCATCAGCATTCGTACGGCGACTTTGAATTGGTGGAAGACAGTAAAGATGATGCGGAAAACATCAATTCTGATATTATAAAGAAAGCGATTGAGCTTTGTTTTGAAAAACAGGGTCCAGTGCATATCAATATTCCCTTGGAGGAACCTTTGTATGACCTCGTTTCTGAATTACCGACTTTTCCGGAGGTTGAAAAAACAATTAAGAAAAAAGAATACGAGATTCCGTCAAATTTAGTAGCCGACTGGAATACTTCCCAGAGAATCATGATTCTCATAGGAACCAGAGATTACAGCCCAGAATTGGAAAATCAGCTGACGCAGCTTGTAAAAAATCATTCTGTTGTCGTTTTGAGTGAGGCAAATTCAAATGTATATCATGAAAAGTTTTTCAGACATATCGACCGTTACATTTTTGGTTTTTCTGAAGAAGATTTTAAAACTTATGCTCCGGATTTGCTGATTACCATCGGGCAAAACGTGGTTTCAAAAAAAGTAAAGCAGTTTTTGAGAAATGCACATCCGAAACAACATTGGCATTTGGATGAGGTTTGGCAGCCCGATACTTATTTTTCTTTGACACAAAAAATAGAAATTAAGCCGGAGGTTTTCTTTTCAAAATTATTAAATTTCATCAACTTAGAACCAAAACCTTACTTTAATTTATGGGATGTTTTAAGGGATAAAAAAGATAAAAAGCATCATGATTTTTTAAATCTGGTAGAGTTTTCAGATTTTTATTTTTTCAATAAAGCTTCACAGAGCATTCCTGAAAACTATAATATTCATTTTAGCAACAGCTCGGCGATCCGTTATGCGCAGCTATTTGATTTCGGGAAGCGAAAAATGTACTGCAACCGAGGAACCAGCGGAATCGACGGCTCAACTTCCACCGCTATGGGTTTTGCAATTAAAAATGCAAATCCGACTGTGTTGATTACGGGAGATTTGAGCTTTTTCTACGATATAAATGGGCTTTGGAATCAATATATTCCGCCTTTTACAAGAATCATTATTTTTAATAATGGGGAAGGGAATATTTTTAAGATTATTCCCGGGCCGGGAAATGCCAATTCAAATGCAGTAGATGAATTTATCTCAACAAAACATCATAAAAATGGAGAGTTTTTAGCCAAACATTTCGGATTTACTTATGTAAAAGTTGACGACGACGGAGCGCTCGACAGGGTTTTTGATAATTTCTTTAAGCCTGATGTACAGCCAAAAATAATGGAAGTCAACACCCAAGGGAAGAATAACGCAGATACACAGAAGGCTTATTTTAATTTTTTAAAGGATAGCTGA
- a CDS encoding aminotransferase class IV produces MSQFIESIKVEDQELFLLEFHQKRVNDTFAHFGKEGSIDLEKIFKNLNHDEDGLYKLRLTYDLDKKFRTMMIPYAIPEINDFQLVENNIYDYSFKFEDRKELEKMKMKSKAEEIIIVKNNHITDTSFSNLLFQKGKDWFTPSTYLLNGVQRQHLLKKKKIKEAEITLQNIKEFSHFQLINALNDFDDMFIYPISKITNLPGNDDYLDM; encoded by the coding sequence ATGTCCCAATTCATTGAAAGTATTAAAGTAGAAGATCAGGAATTGTTCCTGCTGGAATTTCACCAAAAACGTGTCAATGATACTTTTGCCCATTTTGGGAAAGAAGGTTCTATCGATTTGGAAAAAATCTTCAAAAACCTGAATCATGATGAAGACGGATTGTATAAACTAAGGCTCACCTATGATCTGGACAAGAAATTCAGAACCATGATGATTCCTTATGCCATTCCTGAAATCAATGACTTTCAATTGGTTGAGAACAATATTTACGACTATTCCTTTAAGTTTGAAGATCGTAAAGAGCTGGAAAAAATGAAGATGAAATCTAAAGCTGAGGAAATCATCATCGTGAAAAACAACCACATCACAGACACTTCTTTTTCCAATCTTTTATTCCAAAAAGGAAAAGATTGGTTTACGCCTTCAACTTATCTTTTAAACGGAGTTCAAAGACAGCACCTTTTAAAGAAAAAGAAAATCAAAGAAGCAGAAATCACTTTACAAAACATCAAGGAATTCTCACATTTTCAGTTGATTAATGCGTTGAATGACTTTGACGATATGTTTATTTATCCGATTTCGAAAATTACCAATCTTCCGGGGAATGATGATTATTTGGATATGTAA